The Rhodopirellula halodulae genome includes the window AACAACGTTTCGCTTGCCAATGCGGACGTGCCGATTGCGACGTTGAGCGTGACCAAAACTGACAACTTGGCGACGGTGACCGCCGGTAATCAGTTGACCTACGAGATCACGATCACCAACACCAGCACCGACAACGCGATCAATGTCACGGCACTGGATACGCTACCCACTGGCGTGACCTTTGTCTCGGCCAGCTTCACCGATGGCACGGGGTCGGTCAGCGAAGTGACAGCGGGACCCGACGCTGGCAAAATTCAAATGGTCCTAGGCGATTTGGCTGCGGGTGAAGACGAAACCATTGCGATTGTGGTGACGGTCGATCCGGCCATCGCCGATGGAGCTTCGCCGCTGGACAACTCGGTCACCGCGACGGCTGACAACGCACCGGATGTGACGACCAACGACACGACCGCAGTTGTTCGTGAAGTCGACATGACGCTGACCAAAACCGTGATCGAAACACGGACGCCTGATGATCGCACCGATGGCGACGACAGCGATGACATCATCGATGACACCGCGCCATTCCAAGTGATCGCCGGCGGTTTCGCGACCTACCAAATTGTGGTGACCAACGACGGTCCGTCGGAAGCTCGCGGCGTGGAAGTCGAAGACATCCTGGACAGCGGACTGACCCTGGTGGCGGGAAGCTTCGATGCGGGGACTTCCGGAGTCACGTTGTCCGAAGCTGGCCAAACGTTGACGTTCACGGTTCCCGACATGGATCCGGGTGAATCGTTGACCTTCGAGTTCGAGGTGGCCATTGGTTCCGATGAATTCGATGCAATTCCAAACACGGCGGTCGTCAGCACCACGGATCCTGAGTCCGATACCAACAACAATTCGGCGACGGTGAATATCGATCCGGATGCCCGTATCGACTTGATCCTCGACAAGTCGGCAGCGGAAACCACCGTGGTTCCCGGTGCGGACACGGTGACTTACACCTTCACCGTTTCGCACGACGACGACAGTGTTTCGGACGCGGTCACGCCTCGAATCACCGACACGCTGCCCGCTGGTTTGTCCAACGTCCAAATCACGGCGGCCGGGTCATCCAGTTCGAACTTCAACACCACCACGCGATTGCTGGAAGTTGAATACGCCTCGATCCCGGTCGGCGAAACCCGCACGTTCACCGTGACGGCCAACGTGGATCCGACTGTGACCGCGGATTTGGTGAACTCCGCCGCCGTCGCTGTGCCGGGTGTGACTGAGCTGGACAACACCAACAACACCGACAGTGTCACCATCGGCGTGACACCTGAGTTTGACTTGACGGTTGCGAAAACCGTTCAGGGCGGGGCGACCACCTTTGGTCCGGATGACACCGTGACGTTCAACATTGTTATCTCGCATGACACGGACGACGACGGAACAGAAGCCGACAATGGCGAGAGCCCATCGACGGCGACGGGTGTGATCGTCACGGACACCTTGCCGGATGGTTTGACATTCGCTTCGGCAACTTCGGGTGGATCGGCCGTCACGCCGACCAGCACGACCAACGGCGTGATCGTTTTCCCTGAATTCGATTTGGCACCCGGCACCACTCGCACACTGACGATCACCGCCACCGTGGACGATGACGCATCCGGTTCGATCACGAACAACGTGTCGTTGGCGACAGACACGGGTGAAACGCAGACGGACAACAACTCCGACGCAGAAGCCATCACCGTGGTTCCAGAAGCCAACGTTCGGGTGACCAAAACCGTGGACGCCACCACGGCTCAAACAGGAACCGAGCTGACTTACACCGTGACCGTCTTCAATGATGGGCCGTCACCAGCCGAAGCCGTGACCGCGGTGGATACGCTGCCGGCCGGATTGACTTTTGTCAGCGGAACGGGACCAAGCGGTGCTTTGTCCGCTACCGGGCAGACCGTCACCGTCAACGGCGGCACGGTTGCATCGGGAAGTTCCTTCCAATTCACGATTGTTGCTTCGATCAACGACGGAGTGACCGCGGACCAAATCAACAACGTGACGGTATCGACCACCACAACGGAAACCAACTCCAACGACAACACCGCGTCGGCGACCACGGCGATCGATCAAGCGATCAATGAGATCTCCGGCAACGTTTACCGCGATGCCAACAACAACGGCGTCCGCGATGCGGGTGAGATTGGTTACGAAGGGGTTCAGTTGCAACTGACCGGAACGTTGTCCGACGGAAGCACCTTCACACCGGTCACCGTGACCACGGATGCCAACGGGGAGTACTTGTTCGAAGACCTGCTGCCCGGCAAATACACGGTGACTCGACTGTCGTTGCCATCGGGTACCAGCGACGGGCCTGAGTTCCCGAGTTCCGCGGAAGGGGCTTTGGGCAACGGTGAAAGCATCGAAGACATCGACGTGGGTGGTGCCAATCCAACGGCTGTGCCGCTGACGGACTTCACCGTGGTCGACAACAGCAAACGTAGTTTCTTGGCTTCGTTCATGCAGACGCCCGGTATCCAAAACCGACCCAACGATCGCTGATCGTTGGTCTTGATCTCTCGCGACAACACGTCGTTTCGAGCCAACGGGGAGCCGGTGGAACGCTTGAAACGATGATCGTGAGGCAAGCCCGGCCTTTTTCGGGGGGAAAAGGTCGGGCTTTTTTGTGCGCTGATCGAACCGCCCGGCGAGTGATGGCGAGTGCCGCAGTTTCACCTGGGAAACTGTGGCCGTCTTGCCACTTGTTGAGTTTGGTCTTGACGGCGTCTCGTGAAATTGACGATCCGTTCGGTTGGAACCGCCCGAAACTTGAGCGAATCCGACTTCGAACGGAAAAAAAATGCCTGTCCCCCAACGTCTGCTCTTCATACCGCAACACGCCTCGCCAAAGAATCGTTCCGGACTGGGAATGATTGGCGGGTTCTGTTTGATGCTTGCTTGGTTGGCGGTTGGCGGAGTTTCGGCAGCGGTGGCTCAGCAATACGCGGTGACACCGATCAGTTCCGGCACCGTCGATCCGTACGCAACCGCGGGCTACAACACGACGACCTCCGCCAACGGTTTCTTGGCTGGTTTCCCGAGTCAGAATTTTCCGTCGACTCTGTTCGTGCCCAACGTTGTGCAGCAAGATCGTTTGTGGCTCCGGACGGAATACATCCGATGGTGGGCCAACGGGATGGAGACACCTGCTTTGGTGACCACCAGTCCCGATGGCACAGCTCAAGCCGACGCGGGTGTGTTGGGACTGCCAAACACCAGCGTCCTGTACGGTGGAGAGATCAACGACGAGAGCACCAACGGAATTCGTTTCCGCGGTGGTTTCTTCATCACACCGGCGTCCGCGTTTGGAATCGAAGGAGAATACTTTCGGATTGGATCCAATACATCCGGGTTTGGTCGCAATGGTGGTGACCAAATTCTTGCCCGTCCATTCTTTCGAACCGACACGGATGTCGAAACAGCTCAGCTGATCAACTATCCCGGTGTCGTGGATGGGTCGCTCGCGATCGGAGCGGCCTCGAAACTCGATTCTTACTTGATCAATGGCCGCGTCGCATTGTGTCCAACCTGCGGTGGCAACTGCGTGACCTGTCGCAACACCGATCGAGTCGATTGGTTGATCGGTTATCGCCACATGAAGCTGGACGAAGCGTTGACGTTCGGGGAAACACTGGATTCTCAATTGGTTGGTGCACCAGGAACCATTGTCCTGGCTGACGCCTTTCGAACGACCAACGATTTCGATGGTTTGCAGTTGGGAGTGACTTACCAAGCCAATCTCAAACGCGTGTGGTTGGAATCCATGCTGCGAGTCGCGGTCGGTAACAACAAGCAAACCGTTTCCATTCGTGGGAACACCTTCATCACGGAAGCCGGAGTGACGGAGAACTACAGCGGTGGTCTGTATGCCCAACGCGACAATTCTGGCAACTTCAGGCGGGATGAATTCACCATGGTGCCCGAGATCGGTTTCACCCTTGGAGTTCATTTGACAAGTTGCTTGGATGCGACG containing:
- a CDS encoding beta strand repeat-containing protein, encoding MIFQRMIDRLTGQTRRSKQADQARASRRGRRGQRRLRMESLQKRELMASDLAAISGIAYIDSDGSGTMDGGEPAIEGALITLYRDANGNGTLETGTDVSVGTVTTAADGAYRFTNLDGSDAGGTTATGVYFLTQEDAPGGPDLSALVFPDTATVTITDDTGVTEATIDAFSIDQPSQPITETVAGGTTTSSSGALTSGGDVIGDERDVEIFLDARTSGDSQFSIVTGSSELVFSNGGDVTATLLVQYDGVDADGGGLALNATGLGGADLSGSDSAAGIVLSVRSDQAVTDAIEVRIYTDAANYSTTMLNLPSNIAGPAQELFVPFSAFSDVGTGADFGNVGAIEVFVDGVGSNAGAGASSLDLFVSVLESQSSNENVVNLASIQPMELGGEIFVDNGGGTNQTNQNNGIRDAGEPDFPNPGAGNEVVVELYELTGPGDTVEATDTPVATTTAAGGGTSGAYTFTTLTSGDPLPPGTYAVVIPESEFATGQPLFGHSGSGTAAADTDANANNDNDGTWVDGIGLVSGAITLEVNGEPTTDGTDNNTNSTVDFGVVPNTDLRITKSLVTAQSNLIAGGTAVFDLVIQNLGPLDATDVSVDDFIPDGLTFDRIEDSGGGAVATTTTTEVGGAGREIRTFSIGALAASGSVTYRVFTDIDSNVAADPENEARVSGFEVEVDNDPSNPVDSDPLLNNVSLANADVPIATLSVTKTDNLATVTAGNQLTYEITITNTSTDNAINVTALDTLPTGVTFVSASFTDGTGSVSEVTAGPDAGKIQMVLGDLAAGEDETIAIVVTVDPAIADGASPLDNSVTATADNAPDVTTNDTTAVVREVDMTLTKTVIETRTPDDRTDGDDSDDIIDDTAPFQVIAGGFATYQIVVTNDGPSEARGVEVEDILDSGLTLVAGSFDAGTSGVTLSEAGQTLTFTVPDMDPGESLTFEFEVAIGSDEFDAIPNTAVVSTTDPESDTNNNSATVNIDPDARIDLILDKSAAETTVVPGADTVTYTFTVSHDDDSVSDAVTPRITDTLPAGLSNVQITAAGSSSSNFNTTTRLLEVEYASIPVGETRTFTVTANVDPTVTADLVNSAAVAVPGVTELDNTNNTDSVTIGVTPEFDLTVAKTVQGGATTFGPDDTVTFNIVISHDTDDDGTEADNGESPSTATGVIVTDTLPDGLTFASATSGGSAVTPTSTTNGVIVFPEFDLAPGTTRTLTITATVDDDASGSITNNVSLATDTGETQTDNNSDAEAITVVPEANVRVTKTVDATTAQTGTELTYTVTVFNDGPSPAEAVTAVDTLPAGLTFVSGTGPSGALSATGQTVTVNGGTVASGSSFQFTIVASINDGVTADQINNVTVSTTTTETNSNDNTASATTAIDQAINEISGNVYRDANNNGVRDAGEIGYEGVQLQLTGTLSDGSTFTPVTVTTDANGEYLFEDLLPGKYTVTRLSLPSGTSDGPEFPSSAEGALGNGESIEDIDVGGANPTAVPLTDFTVVDNSKRSFLASFMQTPGIQNRPNDR
- a CDS encoding BBP7 family outer membrane beta-barrel protein, with product MPVPQRLLFIPQHASPKNRSGLGMIGGFCLMLAWLAVGGVSAAVAQQYAVTPISSGTVDPYATAGYNTTTSANGFLAGFPSQNFPSTLFVPNVVQQDRLWLRTEYIRWWANGMETPALVTTSPDGTAQADAGVLGLPNTSVLYGGEINDESTNGIRFRGGFFITPASAFGIEGEYFRIGSNTSGFGRNGGDQILARPFFRTDTDVETAQLINYPGVVDGSLAIGAASKLDSYLINGRVALCPTCGGNCVTCRNTDRVDWLIGYRHMKLDEALTFGETLDSQLVGAPGTIVLADAFRTTNDFDGLQLGVTYQANLKRVWLESMLRVAVGNNKQTVSIRGNTFITEAGVTENYSGGLYAQRDNSGNFRRDEFTMVPEIGFTLGVHLTSCLDATVGYSLLYFPNVVRPGDQIDRDVNPDLLAPPGTVASPSRPEFRFIENDYVAHGLSFGGQLRF